Proteins encoded by one window of Pseudanabaena sp. BC1403:
- a CDS encoding type I polyketide synthase — translation MNSDQNGLEIAVIGLAGKFAGSKTIDDFWKNLETGREVISPFDQNQLLDKDHASSPKAIARVGSILQDVDKFDAAFFGFNPREAEAMDPQHRLFLESAWEALEDAGCRSETETRPIGVFAGVGMGTYLLYNLSPNLGLIESRGFLQTLVGVDKDYLPTRVSYKLNLKGPSMSVGTACSSSMVAVHLACQSLLSGECDIALAAGVSVKVPQSELTLSPDEIVSPDGHCRAFDGKANGTIGGNGIGVVVLKRLEDAIADRDQIYAVVKGSAINNDGAMKVGYTAPSQEGQAKVIRAAQMMAEVEPETITYMEAHGTGTALGDPIEVAAMTQAFRANTDRYQFCAIGSVKTNVGHLDAAAGITGFIKTVLMLHHQKIVPSLNFEAPNPQIDFAHSPFFVNTKLTEWKTNGHPRRAGVSSFGFGGTNVHAVLEEAPQPIPVSSIPLSSIPKRAYQILPISTKTATALEQATVNLGNHLQQKKDLKLGDVAYTLGMGRWALPHRRIVIAQTSTEAVTTLKSDNAQSLFTGHTEANNPPVIFMFSGQGSQYVNMARGLYTSESTFREECDRCLTILLEQHNLDLRSILFNDFTKDVNQPSASEQLMQTEIAQPALFTIEYALAKLWISWGVKPQSMIGHSIGEYAAACLAGVFSLADALSLVAVRGQLMQKQKTGAMLSVNLSAQDVQPFLSEHLFLAVSNSPSLSVVSGTMEAVLALQSQLSTQGIISRLLHTSHAFHSPMMEEAIAPFVEHLRGITLSPPQIPFISNVTGTWITASSATDPLYWAEHLRQPVKFSQGIAELLTNSEAIFLEVGAGRTLSTFTKQQASDRIILCSLPHHQEKLSDAADSEFLLKTLGQLWINGVEIDWKSFYDQQPCQIVSLPTYPFERQRYWIDPPSENHETNLSDRHIAQPSKKSDIGEWFYSPSWNRAILPTRQSNEQKRCWVIFSDRAGVASAMTQRLKQQGHRVIQVLVGTEFRQNDRDLYTINPSDRNHYENLIREIFSFEQSPIIAHLWTLTANLEFTESQTLGFYSLLYLAQAIGQQNQEHSLHIGVVSSNIQDVIGTEVILPEKATILGACQVMPQEYANLTCNMIDVVVPASEVIEQQPLVEQIITEILSQAGEVSDPIVAYRGNYRWLPTHVPLYLKPVTSPAPYRHQGVYLITGGMGGLGMTIAEHLAHNFQSNLVLISRTPLPLQNEWEEWLDNHPEQDATSIKIRKIQSLETSGAKVLVLKADVSDSEQMQAVRERIQQTFGELHGIFHTAGVAGDGIIQLKTPENAAKVMRPKVQGTIVLQQIFQTMNLDFLVLFSSLSALLGGLGQVDYSAANCFLDAFARSQSAMNHRTISINWDIWQEVGMGANITGLPDRLKQERLEALEMGISPQEGLDGLQRILQNAGHQIMISTQDWQLVQKQKQRTITAPINLEPANHPTKTTQSPDTGHQRSLQSTTYLAPSNAIEQRIAELWQAQLGIAQVGIHDNFFELGGHSLLAVRLVSQIREMYPVELSLRTLLSEAPTVSGLANVIAEQISEPDNSDEMAQILAEIEKLSRDEVTAELAQAKD, via the coding sequence ATGAATTCTGATCAAAACGGCTTGGAAATTGCAGTAATTGGACTTGCAGGAAAGTTTGCAGGTAGCAAGACAATTGATGATTTTTGGAAAAATCTGGAAACTGGAAGAGAGGTAATCTCTCCCTTTGATCAAAATCAACTACTCGACAAAGATCATGCATCATCACCAAAGGCGATCGCTAGAGTTGGTTCGATATTGCAAGACGTGGATAAATTTGATGCTGCCTTTTTCGGGTTCAATCCCAGAGAAGCAGAAGCAATGGATCCGCAACATCGCCTATTTTTAGAATCTGCTTGGGAAGCCCTTGAAGATGCGGGTTGTCGCTCAGAAACCGAAACTAGACCCATAGGCGTATTTGCTGGCGTGGGAATGGGAACCTATTTGCTCTACAACCTTAGCCCTAATTTGGGATTGATCGAGTCGAGAGGTTTTTTGCAGACATTAGTAGGTGTGGATAAAGATTATCTACCAACTCGTGTTTCCTACAAATTGAATCTCAAAGGGCCCAGCATGAGTGTGGGTACTGCTTGCTCAAGCTCAATGGTCGCAGTGCATTTAGCCTGTCAAAGTTTGTTGAGTGGCGAATGTGATATCGCATTAGCAGCAGGAGTCTCGGTCAAAGTCCCACAAAGTGAATTAACTCTATCTCCCGATGAAATTGTTTCTCCCGATGGGCATTGCCGCGCCTTTGATGGCAAGGCAAATGGCACTATTGGAGGCAATGGCATCGGTGTGGTGGTATTAAAGCGATTGGAGGATGCGATCGCTGATCGCGATCAAATCTATGCTGTAGTAAAAGGTTCTGCTATTAACAATGATGGAGCGATGAAGGTTGGCTACACTGCACCCAGTCAGGAGGGTCAAGCTAAAGTCATTCGCGCCGCCCAAATGATGGCAGAAGTGGAGCCTGAAACAATTACCTATATGGAAGCTCATGGCACAGGTACGGCTCTGGGCGATCCGATTGAGGTGGCGGCGATGACACAAGCTTTTCGGGCTAATACTGATCGCTATCAGTTCTGTGCGATCGGCTCCGTGAAAACCAATGTAGGACATTTAGATGCGGCAGCTGGTATCACTGGCTTCATCAAAACAGTACTAATGCTACATCACCAGAAAATTGTGCCTAGCCTCAATTTTGAAGCACCTAATCCCCAAATTGACTTTGCCCATAGCCCATTTTTTGTGAATACTAAACTCACTGAGTGGAAAACTAATGGGCATCCTCGTCGAGCGGGAGTGAGTTCCTTTGGCTTTGGCGGCACAAATGTTCATGCGGTTTTAGAAGAAGCGCCTCAGCCTATTCCAGTTTCAAGTATTCCACTTTCAAGTATCCCAAAAAGAGCATATCAAATCCTCCCCATTTCCACAAAAACAGCTACGGCTTTGGAGCAAGCCACTGTGAATTTAGGCAATCACCTCCAGCAAAAAAAAGACCTCAAATTAGGAGATGTGGCTTATACGCTAGGGATGGGACGTTGGGCTTTACCGCATCGTCGCATTGTGATTGCCCAAACTTCTACAGAGGCAGTGACAACCTTAAAGTCTGACAATGCCCAAAGTCTATTTACAGGACATACCGAAGCGAACAATCCACCTGTCATTTTTATGTTCTCTGGTCAGGGTTCCCAATATGTGAATATGGCGCGAGGACTATATACCAGTGAATCCACCTTTCGAGAAGAATGCGATCGCTGCTTAACGATTCTCCTCGAACAACATAATCTTGATCTGCGCTCTATTCTATTTAACGATTTTACCAAGGACGTAAATCAACCGTCGGCTTCCGAGCAACTAATGCAGACAGAGATCGCCCAACCTGCCTTATTTACGATTGAGTATGCCCTTGCGAAACTTTGGATATCTTGGGGTGTAAAGCCCCAATCCATGATTGGACATAGTATTGGGGAATATGCCGCCGCCTGTCTAGCAGGAGTATTTTCGCTTGCAGATGCATTATCTTTAGTGGCGGTACGGGGGCAATTGATGCAGAAACAGAAAACTGGAGCGATGCTGTCAGTTAATTTGTCTGCTCAAGATGTCCAACCCTTTCTGAGCGAACATCTCTTCCTAGCAGTTAGTAATAGCCCATCTCTGAGCGTTGTTTCAGGGACAATGGAAGCAGTTCTAGCACTACAATCACAATTATCTACTCAGGGCATTATTTCCCGTCTTTTGCATACCTCCCATGCTTTTCATTCCCCAATGATGGAAGAGGCGATCGCCCCATTTGTGGAGCATTTGCGTGGGATAACTTTGAGCCCTCCTCAAATTCCATTTATTTCCAATGTCACAGGTACTTGGATTACCGCTAGTTCTGCCACCGACCCTCTCTACTGGGCGGAGCATCTACGTCAGCCCGTAAAGTTTTCGCAGGGAATCGCTGAGCTATTAACCAACTCCGAAGCGATTTTCTTGGAAGTAGGAGCAGGACGGACGCTCAGCACTTTTACAAAACAACAAGCAAGCGATCGCATTATCCTCTGTTCCTTACCCCATCATCAAGAGAAATTATCGGATGCAGCAGATTCGGAATTTTTGCTCAAAACATTAGGACAGCTTTGGATCAACGGCGTAGAAATTGATTGGAAAAGTTTTTACGATCAGCAACCATGTCAAATTGTTTCTCTTCCCACCTATCCCTTTGAACGTCAGCGCTATTGGATCGATCCACCCTCAGAAAATCATGAAACAAATTTAAGCGATCGCCATATCGCTCAACCCTCCAAAAAGTCCGACATTGGCGAATGGTTTTATAGTCCCTCTTGGAATCGCGCCATTTTACCAACAAGGCAGAGCAACGAACAGAAACGTTGTTGGGTAATATTTAGCGATCGCGCAGGTGTAGCCTCTGCCATGACTCAACGCTTAAAACAGCAAGGACATCGAGTAATTCAAGTGCTTGTCGGTACGGAGTTTCGCCAAAATGATCGTGATCTGTACACCATAAATCCTAGCGATCGCAACCACTATGAGAATTTAATCCGCGAGATTTTCTCTTTTGAGCAATCACCGATCATTGCTCATCTCTGGACTTTAACCGCCAATCTCGAATTTACAGAATCCCAAACTCTGGGATTCTATAGTTTGCTCTATTTAGCCCAAGCGATCGGGCAACAGAATCAGGAGCATTCGCTCCACATTGGCGTTGTTTCTAGCAATATTCAAGATGTCATAGGGACAGAAGTCATTCTGCCTGAAAAGGCAACTATCTTAGGGGCTTGTCAAGTGATGCCACAGGAATACGCCAATCTCACTTGTAACATGATCGATGTCGTCGTACCCGCATCCGAAGTCATTGAACAGCAACCCTTAGTTGAGCAAATCATCACCGAGATTTTGTCTCAAGCTGGCGAAGTCTCTGATCCGATTGTTGCCTATCGTGGTAATTATCGTTGGTTACCGACCCACGTTCCCCTTTACTTAAAGCCAGTCACATCACCAGCGCCATACCGCCATCAAGGAGTTTACTTGATTACAGGTGGAATGGGAGGGCTTGGGATGACTATTGCCGAACATCTTGCTCACAATTTCCAATCCAACCTCGTCCTGATCAGTCGCACTCCTCTACCATTACAAAATGAATGGGAAGAATGGCTAGATAATCACCCTGAGCAGGATGCGACCAGTATCAAGATTCGCAAAATCCAATCTTTGGAAACGAGTGGAGCCAAAGTCCTAGTTCTTAAAGCTGATGTTTCTGATTCGGAGCAGATGCAAGCGGTACGCGAGCGCATTCAACAAACCTTCGGTGAACTGCATGGCATCTTCCATACGGCAGGAGTTGCAGGTGATGGCATCATCCAGCTCAAAACACCTGAGAATGCAGCAAAGGTTATGCGCCCAAAAGTTCAAGGGACTATCGTACTCCAACAGATTTTCCAAACAATGAACCTTGATTTCTTGGTACTGTTTTCTTCACTCAGTGCGCTTCTAGGCGGCTTAGGACAAGTAGATTATAGCGCCGCAAACTGTTTCCTAGATGCTTTTGCAAGATCTCAATCTGCAATGAACCATCGTACTATCTCGATTAATTGGGATATTTGGCAGGAGGTAGGGATGGGAGCAAATATAACAGGACTGCCAGATCGCCTCAAGCAAGAACGCTTAGAAGCACTAGAAATGGGGATTTCTCCCCAAGAAGGCTTGGATGGATTACAGCGAATCCTCCAAAATGCTGGTCATCAAATCATGATTTCCACTCAGGATTGGCAATTGGTACAGAAGCAAAAACAAAGAACCATTACTGCCCCGATTAACCTTGAGCCAGCAAATCATCCCACCAAGACAACACAATCACCAGACACAGGACATCAGCGATCGCTACAATCCACCACTTATCTGGCTCCTAGCAATGCGATCGAACAACGAATAGCCGAACTTTGGCAAGCGCAACTGGGGATAGCACAAGTGGGAATCCATGATAACTTCTTTGAATTAGGCGGACATTCCCTATTAGCGGTGCGCTTAGTATCACAGATCCGTGAAATGTATCCTGTTGAATTGTCGTTGCGAACTTTGCTATCGGAAGCGCCAACGGTATCAGGATTAGCCAATGTCATTGCTGAGCAAATATCTGAGCCTGACAACTCAGATGAAATGGCACAGATTTTGGCGGAGATTGAGAAATTGTCACGAGATGAAGTAACAGCAGAATTAGCTCAAGCTAAGGATTAA
- a CDS encoding LLM class flavin-dependent oxidoreductase produces the protein MEFSLFYFSGDGSTTSHDKYRLLIEGAKFADRHKFAAVWVPERHFDAFGGLYPNPSVAGAAIAMITEHIQIRSGSVVMPLQNPLRVAEEWAMVDNLSQGRVGLSFAPGWHPNDFVLFPEKYADKKEIMWSDIQVVKQLWQGEAIALTGGNGKPVNISTFPRPLQSRLPIWITALSDETFIDAGKIGANILTSPLYQSLDEILRKITLYRQSLTQHGHDPKSGKVAMMIHTFIDNDLDAVRRKVRQPFKNYLKTHFDLVVKSAGDLRFSIDPKTMTAQDLDDLLDFSFETYFNGKVLMGTPAHCQTMIDSLQQAGVDEVAALIDFGVEFDWVMESLDFLKDLKNSCASRQPVKVC, from the coding sequence ATGGAATTCAGTCTATTTTATTTTTCTGGTGATGGTTCCACCACTAGTCACGACAAATATCGTCTGTTAATTGAAGGTGCAAAGTTTGCCGATCGCCATAAATTTGCGGCGGTTTGGGTTCCCGAACGTCATTTTGATGCCTTTGGTGGACTATATCCCAACCCCTCCGTGGCAGGTGCTGCGATCGCCATGATTACCGAGCATATCCAAATTCGTTCTGGCAGCGTCGTGATGCCCTTGCAAAATCCTCTGCGCGTAGCAGAAGAATGGGCGATGGTCGATAATCTTTCTCAAGGTCGAGTTGGTCTGTCTTTCGCCCCTGGTTGGCATCCTAACGATTTTGTGCTTTTCCCCGAAAAGTATGCCGACAAGAAGGAAATTATGTGGAGCGATATCCAAGTTGTAAAGCAACTTTGGCAAGGAGAAGCGATCGCCCTCACGGGGGGCAATGGTAAACCTGTGAATATTTCCACATTTCCTCGACCGCTACAGTCACGTTTACCCATTTGGATTACTGCTCTTTCTGACGAAACGTTTATTGATGCAGGAAAAATTGGTGCGAATATCCTCACTTCGCCTCTATATCAAAGCTTAGATGAAATCCTCCGCAAAATCACTCTCTATCGTCAATCACTCACCCAACATGGTCACGATCCCAAAAGTGGCAAGGTGGCGATGATGATCCATACATTTATTGATAACGACCTAGATGCTGTCCGCAGGAAAGTACGACAACCATTCAAAAACTACCTGAAAACGCATTTTGATCTGGTGGTCAAATCTGCGGGGGATTTACGGTTTTCCATCGACCCTAAGACCATGACGGCTCAAGATTTGGATGACTTACTTGATTTCAGTTTCGAGACTTATTTCAACGGCAAAGTCTTAATGGGAACTCCCGCTCATTGCCAAACCATGATTGATAGTCTGCAACAAGCAGGAGTTGATGAAGTTGCTGCTCTCATTGACTTTGGCGTTGAATTCGACTGGGTAATGGAAAGCTTAGATTTTCTCAAAGATCTAAAAAATAGTTGTGCATCACGTCAACCAGTCAAAGTTTGTTAG
- a CDS encoding COG4280 domain-containing protein: MNINWSILVAAIGGASIDFLEIAVIAYAIARSGYQREAVWGSILGVLLVAAIAFPFSEILGLIPLHWLEILVGITLIWVGWRWVSKSIKRQAQGKRAGWMSDDPLAAEEIVLDKQNSGFSNLNFWVMTKSAILEALEIAILVVTLGLASGAWYESLAGTAIALIFAVVIVAALHNYLLNVPEVLIKLGSGILLGALGTFWLGEGLGVTWMFADFAIVAIVAAYSGLAMLFLWWSKRQHMEVTIANQVE, encoded by the coding sequence ATGAACATTAACTGGAGTATTTTGGTCGCCGCAATCGGTGGTGCATCAATTGATTTTTTAGAGATTGCGGTAATTGCTTATGCGATCGCCAGATCGGGCTATCAGCGAGAAGCTGTTTGGGGCAGCATCTTAGGAGTACTACTAGTTGCAGCAATTGCTTTTCCTTTTAGCGAGATCTTGGGATTAATTCCGCTCCATTGGCTAGAAATTCTGGTCGGGATAACTCTGATTTGGGTTGGTTGGCGCTGGGTGAGCAAATCGATCAAACGTCAGGCGCAGGGAAAACGCGCTGGTTGGATGTCCGATGATCCGCTAGCCGCTGAAGAGATTGTGCTAGACAAGCAAAATTCAGGCTTTAGCAATCTGAATTTTTGGGTGATGACCAAAAGTGCAATCCTCGAAGCTTTGGAGATTGCGATCCTCGTGGTCACCTTAGGATTAGCTTCAGGAGCATGGTATGAGTCTTTAGCTGGAACTGCGATCGCCCTCATATTTGCGGTAGTCATTGTCGCTGCCTTGCATAACTATTTGCTCAATGTTCCAGAAGTATTGATTAAGTTAGGATCTGGGATCTTACTAGGTGCATTAGGAACGTTTTGGTTAGGAGAGGGACTGGGAGTTACATGGATGTTTGCAGATTTCGCGATCGTGGCAATTGTCGCAGCTTACAGTGGTTTAGCCATGCTGTTCCTGTGGTGGTCAAAGCGTCAACATATGGAAGTTACCATCGCCAATCAAGTGGAATAG
- a CDS encoding condensation domain-containing protein, producing MNDLSKRIAALSPEQQALLKRRISQKQVQQPKSWTIPKRDLSKQNHLVVSFEQQGMWFQHQLGTTSAVSNNVSISLKITGNLNVDALEQSIREIIQRHEILRTNYQTTTGELTQIIIPPRNWTLRMIDLQMYQIPEREREINRIASFQACQPFDLAIDSLLLRTTLVQSDVCEFVLILTIHHIAMDAWSLGIFFGELNVLYAAFSSGKPSPLEPLPIQYADFAVWQQQHLQGKALENDLDYWKRQLANSPDLLSLTSDRPRPSIQSFRGKTLSFLIPKTLAESLKSLSEQNEATLFMILLAALQTLLFRYTGQNDIVVGSPIANRHQSEIENLIGCFINTLVLRTDLSGNPSFRNLLKRVRETVLGALAHQSLPFEKLIVEFELGQSLTYAPLFQVMLILQNAFSTKSIELSGLKVEYERINNQTSDLDLTMHLVEGDTGLIGKLEYNTDLFDESRMNRMLAHFQTLLAAIVENPDCTISALPILTLTEQEQLATWNQTSSIDLAKLIIPELAGRELPIDKSVRKFSTYILDPCLQPTPIGIPGELYIGGLDAAIYKTGDRTLYSSDGTIQFLGRIEHQIKIHRFYIQLEDIEAILMQHPQIQETIVIEQIDRAELVDDQQLIAYIVPILGYTLNSRNLRRFLEKRLPKYMIPTEFILLKSFPIDENGRVNRHSLPLAESISIDLAIDFIAPRTATEREIAQIFMKVLEINQVGIDDDFFELGGHFLLGNKLVNRLLLVFQVKITIVDLFQSPTIAGLAERIEQLQNLTASESFELTQNDRI from the coding sequence ATGAATGATTTATCCAAACGCATTGCGGCTTTGTCTCCAGAGCAACAGGCTTTATTAAAGCGGCGCATCAGCCAAAAGCAAGTCCAACAACCTAAGTCTTGGACAATTCCCAAAAGAGATCTATCTAAACAGAATCATCTTGTCGTCTCCTTTGAACAACAAGGAATGTGGTTTCAACATCAATTAGGAACCACCAGTGCAGTCTCCAATAATGTTTCTATATCTCTGAAAATCACAGGGAATCTCAATGTAGATGCTCTGGAGCAAAGTATCCGAGAAATCATTCAGCGCCACGAAATTCTCCGCACAAACTACCAAACGACTACGGGAGAATTAACTCAAATTATTATCCCACCCAGAAACTGGACGCTAAGGATGATTGATCTACAAATGTACCAGATTCCCGAACGAGAAAGGGAAATCAATCGCATTGCATCCTTTCAAGCTTGTCAGCCGTTTGATCTAGCAATAGATTCATTATTGTTGCGAACAACATTAGTCCAAAGTGATGTTTGCGAATTCGTACTGATCTTAACTATCCATCACATTGCTATGGATGCTTGGTCTCTGGGCATCTTTTTTGGAGAATTGAATGTTCTGTATGCGGCATTTTCCTCAGGTAAACCTTCTCCTCTGGAGCCTTTACCAATTCAATATGCTGATTTTGCAGTTTGGCAGCAACAGCACTTACAGGGCAAAGCACTAGAGAATGATCTCGATTACTGGAAGCGACAATTAGCTAATTCTCCCGATTTATTATCCCTCACAAGCGATCGCCCCCGTCCTTCTATCCAATCTTTTAGGGGTAAAACCTTATCTTTTTTAATACCAAAAACGCTCGCTGAATCCCTCAAATCTCTATCCGAGCAGAATGAAGCTACTTTATTCATGATTTTATTAGCAGCTTTACAAACACTCCTATTTCGTTATACAGGACAAAATGACATTGTAGTAGGTTCGCCGATCGCTAACCGTCATCAATCAGAAATCGAAAACCTAATCGGTTGTTTTATTAATACATTAGTTCTCCGAACTGACTTATCAGGAAATCCCAGTTTCCGAAATTTACTAAAGCGAGTACGCGAAACAGTCCTAGGAGCCTTAGCTCACCAAAGCCTGCCCTTTGAAAAGTTAATAGTTGAATTTGAGCTAGGGCAGAGTTTAACCTATGCGCCATTATTTCAGGTGATGTTAATTCTCCAAAATGCTTTTTCGACAAAGAGTATTGAGTTGTCAGGACTCAAAGTTGAATATGAACGCATTAACAATCAGACATCTGATTTAGATCTAACCATGCACTTGGTGGAAGGAGATACGGGATTAATCGGGAAATTGGAATACAACACAGATTTGTTTGATGAGTCTCGAATGAATCGAATGTTAGCGCATTTTCAGACCTTGCTAGCAGCTATTGTCGAAAATCCTGATTGCACTATTTCGGCACTTCCAATCCTAACATTGACAGAACAAGAACAGTTAGCAACATGGAATCAAACAAGCTCCATCGATTTGGCAAAGCTAATAATTCCAGAATTAGCTGGACGCGAATTGCCTATTGATAAATCAGTCCGTAAGTTTAGTACCTATATTCTCGATCCATGCTTACAACCTACTCCTATTGGTATTCCTGGAGAGCTTTATATTGGCGGTCTCGATGCCGCTATCTATAAAACTGGCGATCGCACGCTCTACTCATCAGACGGAACGATTCAGTTTTTGGGACGAATTGAGCATCAAATAAAAATACACAGATTCTATATTCAACTAGAAGATATTGAAGCTATACTGATGCAACATCCTCAAATACAGGAAACTATTGTCATTGAGCAGATTGATCGTGCAGAGCTTGTAGATGATCAACAACTAATTGCCTATATTGTACCGATCTTGGGCTATACGCTCAACTCTCGCAACCTCCGCCGTTTTCTAGAAAAAAGGTTGCCGAAGTATATGATTCCTACCGAGTTCATCCTATTGAAATCATTCCCTATTGATGAGAATGGAAGAGTGAATCGTCATAGTTTACCGCTAGCAGAGTCAATTAGCATTGACTTAGCCATAGATTTCATCGCACCACGCACCGCCACAGAGAGAGAAATTGCCCAGATTTTTATGAAGGTCTTGGAAATTAATCAGGTGGGTATCGATGACGACTTCTTTGAGTTAGGAGGACATTTTTTATTGGGAAACAAATTGGTAAATCGATTACTTCTAGTCTTTCAAGTTAAGATCACCATCGTCGATTTATTTCAGTCACCCACAATTGCTGGTTTAGCAGAGCGTATTGAGCAACTCCAAAACTTGACTGCTTCTGAGAGTTTTGAACTTACGCAAAATGACAGAATATAG
- a CDS encoding cupin domain-containing protein — MTNIFKLPNNLNHLEKFEQIVTGENIQIERIISTGQTTTSGQWYDQNTDEWVILLQGEAELSYADDMRIKLKAGDYLLIPAHTKHRVEYTSIEPPCIWLAVHGQM; from the coding sequence ATGACAAACATCTTCAAACTTCCCAACAACCTAAATCATCTAGAAAAATTTGAGCAAATAGTTACTGGTGAAAACATCCAGATTGAGCGCATTATTTCTACAGGGCAAACTACGACCTCTGGACAATGGTATGACCAAAATACCGATGAATGGGTGATTTTACTTCAAGGCGAAGCGGAGCTATCCTATGCTGATGATATGAGGATAAAACTAAAAGCAGGCGACTATCTGCTCATCCCCGCGCATACAAAGCATCGTGTTGAATATACCAGTATCGAGCCACCTTGCATTTGGCTAGCAGTACATGGGCAAATGTAA
- a CDS encoding DUF433 domain-containing protein, giving the protein MPDLLKRITISPKQCSGRPCIRGMRIRVSDVLDLFVAGLSAEEILEEMPDLERDDLKAAIAYASRKLNHPVLVA; this is encoded by the coding sequence ATGCCAGACCTACTTAAAAGAATCACCATCAGCCCCAAACAATGCAGCGGTCGTCCCTGCATTCGTGGCATGAGAATTCGCGTTTCAGACGTTCTCGACTTGTTTGTGGCAGGACTTAGTGCCGAAGAGATTTTAGAAGAAATGCCCGATCTAGAAAGAGATGACCTAAAAGCAGCAATAGCGTATGCATCTCGTAAACTTAATCATCCTGTATTAGTCGCATGA
- a CDS encoding Sir2 family NAD-dependent protein deacetylase: MKAINFSHYRKIVVLTGAGVSVASGIRPFRGKGGLWNEINPIEYADSSLLKTNPRAIWQLDGALRKQLATAQPNVAHIKLAQFEAKLSPDKQFTLITQNIDGLHQLAGSSNVIEIHGNVCRTRCSNPTCNLTAYLDSNPYDDVLPICQICSSPLRPDIVLFGEHLPVKEEWLTKRALRDCDLFIAIGTSGTVYPASGFVRSADYAGARTILINLEPMEPKNPYFKEEYLGAAEEIVPLLFGATS, translated from the coding sequence ATGAAAGCCATAAACTTTTCTCATTATCGCAAAATTGTTGTTTTAACTGGCGCTGGAGTATCTGTTGCTTCGGGAATTCGACCTTTTCGAGGTAAAGGAGGATTATGGAATGAAATTAATCCAATTGAATATGCAGATAGTTCTTTACTTAAAACCAATCCAAGAGCAATCTGGCAACTAGATGGAGCCTTGAGAAAGCAATTAGCAACAGCACAACCCAATGTCGCTCACATTAAGCTGGCACAGTTTGAAGCTAAATTGTCTCCAGATAAGCAATTCACGCTTATTACTCAAAACATTGATGGACTACATCAACTTGCAGGTAGCTCAAACGTTATTGAGATCCATGGTAACGTTTGTCGCACTCGATGCAGTAACCCTACCTGTAATCTGACAGCTTATTTAGACAGTAACCCTTATGATGATGTGCTACCTATTTGCCAGATTTGTAGTTCCCCACTGCGTCCAGATATAGTACTGTTTGGCGAACACCTACCAGTTAAGGAAGAGTGGTTAACGAAACGAGCCTTACGGGATTGTGACCTTTTTATCGCGATCGGTACTTCTGGAACTGTCTATCCAGCCTCTGGATTTGTCCGATCAGCCGATTATGCTGGAGCTAGAACTATCCTGATCAACTTAGAGCCGATGGAACCTAAGAATCCTTACTTTAAAGAGGAGTATTTAGGAGCTGCTGAAGAAATTGTCCCCCTTTTGTTTGGTGCAACATCATAA